AACAATGAAGGACTCAAAGACATTGCCGTTGTTTTGCTGACTGCGGTGGCGGATTCAGTGAAAACCACCAGCTACACCCATCATGACGGCAAAACAACGCTGGCCGATGACTATATTCCCAAACCGATCGATCTGGATGAATTGATGGAGATCGTTTCTGATCATTGCGGCTGATCGATCTGCCTTGTCTATCCAGCCTGCATGGACAAAGACTGTGGATGGCGGAAAAACCGGTCTTGTTTTTTCGCCATCCGGTCTTTTTTTAAAAATGTCTGTGTGTGTTTGAAAAATGGAACCGATTCCTGTTAACGGCATTCGTCTGGGGCCGGGAATGGTATGGATAGGCCAGTTTTCACCGGATGTCCATCCTTTGACCCCTGTGTGTCAAGCCCTGTCGATCCAGCGGATCAATATGGTTTGTGCCGGGTTGCACCGACGGAAAACCCATTATTATTTTTCCGGATGTGTGGAATCCAGATACCGGGAGAAGGTTGCCCGGCTTTCAGTTGATGATTCAGACATCACCCCTTTGGGATCCGTGACCCAGGTGTCTGTCTATCCCCATCGCAATCGTTTTCAAGTCCCTGGCATATTGATAAAAATGCTGAGATCGGCCGGGATTCCGTTTCATCATCTGGTGTCCTCTCCCGCAGTGGTCAGTGTGATCATAGATGCCTGTTTTCAGGACCGGGTGATCACATTACTTGAAAATACCTTTGACCTTCCTTGTTCCCATACCCCCTATATCCAGGAAATTGATCAGGATATATCCGCATTGTTGAAAAAATATCCGGAAACCCGGTCCACGTATGTAGAAGAAAAAATCAAGACCTATGGTTTTCAGCTGGTGCGAAAAAAATATTTGCTTTACACCCAAGGATTTTTGGATCAACTCATGCAAACCATGCAGACACGGATGCCGCCCATTGCATCAGAAGAAATATTTCATCTGGTGTCGGTGGTGCAGGTCTCCGGACCCATTTATGATGCCTGCTTTGTCGTTGACGCAGACACCAGCTGCAATGATGGAGACGGCTTTTTTGTGGACCTGATTACGTTCCACGGCCCTCATTTCGGAGACCGGTATCGAATTTTGCAGACGGCTTTGAACTGCCTGGATGTTGATCGGATTCCGTTTTTTGTCGCAGCCTGCGCCGGGGCCAGTGTCAGCCTGGTGGTTCCGTCTGGAAAGGGAGTGGTCGCACAAACTGCGCTGGAAAAAGGATTTGAAGCCCCATGAAAAATGATACATTGCGTCCCCAGGATTTGTTCTGGCGGGTCCGGATTTTTGATGCCCTGTCTTTTCCCTCGGTGATCATTGATCTTGAAAAGAGTGTGGTCGGTGCCAACAAGAAATTTTATGACACCTATAAGCTTACACCTGAAGATATTTTGGGCAAAAAATGTTACCATTCTTTTTTGTATAAAAACACACCGTGCAAATCCCGGGATTGTCCCATATCCCGGGTCATAGAAAACAAAGAAGCCCATTCCTATACCCTGAAACGCCAATACAAATGGGAAGAGCGGGTATTTTCCCCGATTTTCGACGATCACCAGGAAGTGGCGTATGTGCTTTCCAGTATCCGGGACATTACAAGGACCAAATCCCTTGAAAGCCAGTTGATCGGTGTGAAAGAATTTATCACCCGGGTCATTTATTCATCTGCCAGTGCAATTGTAGCGGCAGACCGGTCCGGCCGGATTGAATTGATGAATTCCGTGGCCAAAGAACTGTTCGGTGCCTACAACGGTGGGGAGGGAACCATCACGCATACGGAACAGCTGTATCCGCCGGGCAAGGCCAAGGAAATCATGCGGATGCTCAGGGATGAAAAAATCGGGGGCAGGGGCAAACTGATCATTCCAAAAACCACCATTGTCAATGCCAAGGGAGAAGAAGTGGAAGTGGAGATGTCGGCTGCCATCATCTATGACGAGAACGGCAACGAATCTGCCACCATGGCCATCTACAACGATCTTAAAGACAAGATCAAGGTGGAAAAAGAGCTGAAAAAAACCCAGAAACAGCTGGCCCAGTCTGAAAAAATGGCCTCTCTGGGTCAGCTGGCTGCCGGTGTGGCCCATGAGATCAACAACCCGCTTACCGGGGTTTTGTTTTATGCCAGCCTGCTGCTGGAACGACCGGACTTAGATGACGATGCCAAAGCCGATCTCACATATATCGTGGAAGATGCCAACCGGTGCAAAAATATCGTGAAAAGCCTGCTGGTCTATAGCCGGAGTACCGATTCCAACAAGCGAATCGTGCATATCAATGAAATTGTGGATCAAAGCCTTAAACTGGTTCGTGATCAGAAAAAATTCCGCAACATTCAGGTCCGGCGGTTTCTGGACGATGAGATGATGCTCATTCATGCGGATGTCAGTAAGCTCAATCAAGTGATCATCAATCTGATCATCAACGCGGCGGACGCCATGAAAGGCAGCGGCAAAATTTCTTTGTCCACATACCGGGACAAGCCCAACAAAAAAGTGTTTCTGGAGGTGAAAGATACCGGTGAGGGGATACCCAGAGAAAACCTGTCCAAAATTTTTGATCCGTTTTTCACCACCAAGGAAGTCGGAAAAAGCACGGGGTTGGGACTGAGCATTGTCTATGGTATCATTGAAGAGCACGGGGGACGGATTTCAGTCAAGGAAACCGGTACCAAAGGCACCACATTTATCATTGAATTCCCCATGTATGTGCCCAGTGAAGACGGCCCCCATTTTTGTGATCCCCCGGGATCTGCATGATTGTATCGAGTTAAAAAATTGAACAACAGGATGGAACAAGCGATGTCAGATTCAGATACGGAAGCGGTAGAGAAAAAACAGATGGCGAACGCAGCACAGGAAACAGTGACGGATGCGTTTTCGTTTCGACCAAAAGTTCTGGTGGTGGACGATGAAGAGCGAATCCAGAAGGCCTGCCACCGGCTGCTGACCCAGGAAGGGTGTGAGGTGGCCCTGGCGGATAACGGTATCAAAGGGCTGAAAATGATCGAGGATGCCCATTTTGATATCGTGCTGCTGGACCTGATGATGCCGGGCATGTCCGGCATGGACGTGCTGACCGGTATCAAGGCCCGCCATCCGGACACAGTTATCATTGTAATTACCGGATATGCCACCCTGGAGCATTCCATTGAAACCATGAAAAAAGGGGCGTTTGATTTTCTGTCCAAACCGTTTTCCCCCCAGGAACTGCGGGTGGTTATTTCCAAGGCCATTGAATTCATCCGAACCCTTCAGGACATTGCCAGCGAAAAAACACGGATGCGTGTCATGGTCAATACCTTAAAAGAAGGGGTGCTGACCACGGATCATCAAAAAAGTATTGTTCTGGCGAATCCGGCATTTTTGAACATGATCGGATCCAAAAATCGATCTTGCATCGGCCGGCATGTCAACGACATTGTCTCGCATCCCCGGATTCTGGAAATGATTGATCAGGCCCTTGCCCAGACATCCGGACATTTTTCGGAAATTACAGACGAGTTGAACCTGATCCCGGAAGACAGCAAAGAAGAAAAAATCATTGGCATCCGCTGTTTTCCTTTCCGGGACCGGCTTGACCGGAACCTGGGGGCGGTCACAGTGTTCCATGACATCACCACGCTGAAAAAAATGGATCAGCTCAAATCCGATTTTGTTTCCATGGTGGCCCATGAAATCAAAAGTCCGTTGAACTCTATTCTCATGCAGATGAAAGTAATTCTGGATGGTCTGGCCGGAGATCTGACGGAAAAACAGACTGAAATACTGGAACGCAGTACTGACAAGATCACGTCTCTGGCTCAGCTGGCATCGGAACTTTTGGACCTGTCCAAAATAGAGTCCGGGCTTATCAACCAGGAAAGAGAAACCCTTGATCTGGGACAATTGATCAAGGATCAGGTTCAGTTCTTTCGGGATCAGGCGGATGGCAAATCTTTAAGACTGACCCAGAAACCCGGCCCGGACGGGCTGTCGGTCATAGCCAATCGCACCAATATTGAAGAAGTGGTGTCCAATTTGATTTCCAATGCCATCCGGTATACACCATCCAACGGAAAAATCGATGTGTGGTGTGATCAAAGTGATGATTGTGTCAATATTCACGTGGCGGATACCGGCCTGGGAATTTCCGAAGAAGACAAAACACATATTTTTGACCGGTTTTACCGGGTGAAAAACGAGCAGACCCGGTTCATCAACGGCACCGGCTTAGGCCTGGCCATTGTCAAAAGTATTGTGGAATCCCACCATGGCACCATCCACGTGGAATCCGAACCCAACCAGGGCAGTCACTTCACCATTTGCCTGCCGAAACCGGAGTATGACCTATGAAACAAAACCGCGATATGTTTTCCATTGACAAGACCGTTGCTTTATTGGTGGACGTCCAGGGGAAACTGGCCCGGATGATGTGCGACAATGAAACATTATTTGATTCTCTGGAAATTTTTATCAAGGGAATGAAAATTTTAGGAATACCCATTCTCTGGATGGAACAGATTCCTTCGAAACTCGGACCCACAGTGGATGAAATCCAGCAGTTGATGGCTGAAGAGTCGCCCATTGCAAAGGACAGTTTTTCCTGTTGTAACGAGCCGGTTTTTATGGAGAAATTTGAGGCATTGTCCCGGAGCCAGGTGCTGGTCGCCGGCATTGAAACCCATATCTGTGTATTCCAGACAATACGGGATCTGGTTGTCAAAGGGTGTGACGTGCAGGTGGTATCGGACTGCGTGTCCTCCAGAACTCAGGAAAACAAAGCCGTGGGCCTGCAGCGGATTGTTCAGGCCGGTGCACAGATTACCTCGGTGGAAATGATATTTTTTGAATTACTGCAACGGGCCAAAGGAGACCATTTCAGGCAGATCATTTCTCTGATCAAATAATTGTGGTCAATACATAAAAATTATTTGACAACAACGCATGTTTTGCCTATTTTAAGGGGATTCATTTCATTTACGTTGTTTTTGATACGGATGGACCATCGACCTGACAGTGGTTTTCACCTATTTTCAAGGAATATTTCATGGTGCGGGACGCAGGCGTTTCAAGACAGACCCGGGAGACAAAAATTGAAATCCACCTGAATCTGGACGGGTCCGGTCGGGCAGATATTTCATCGGGTATCCCTTTTTTCGATCACATGCTGACCGCATTTTGCGTGCACGGCCGGTTTGACCTGAAACTGATGGCCACCGGGGATCTGGACGTGGACCTGCACCACACCGTGGAAGATGTCGGACTGGTGCTGGGTCAGGCCCTGTCTGATGCGCTGGGAGACAAAACTGGCATTCAGCGGTTCGGTGACAGTTGTGTGCCCATGGATGAAGCCCTTTCCCGGGTGACCATCGATCTGTCTAACCGGCCGTATCTGGTCTACCATTTTCCTGATAACCTGAAATCAGGTACCGCGTTTGATGCGCATCTGGCCAAAGAGTTTTTCCAGTCATTCTGTGTCAAAGGCGGGTTAAATCTGCATATCAACGCGGATTACGGGGTGAATGAACATCATGTGCTGGAATCCATATTCAAGGCCATGGGCCGGGCGCTTCACCAGGCCACCTGGAAGACCGATTCCGCCGGCCGCCCCCTTTCCAGCAAAGGGATGCTTTAAACCTTTTCAGATACCAAAAAGGCAAGACTTATGCTCATCATACCCGCAGTTGATATTAAACAGGGAAAATGTGTCCGCCTGCGCCAGGGACGTATGGAAGACGCGACTGAATATGCAGCCGATCCGGCGGTCATGGCTGTGAAATGGGAATCTTTAGGTGCTCAATGGATTCATGTGGTGGACCTGGACGGTGCGTTTGCCAAATCCGCCGTGAATTTTGACAGTATCACTTCCATTCTGGATCAGGTCACGGTCCCCATTCAGGTGGGCGGAGGCATCCGGGACATTTCAACCATTGAAAAATATCTTAAAGCCGGGGTTTCCAGAGTCATCATCGGCAGTGAGGCCGTGTACCGGCCGGAATTTGTCAGGGAGGCCTGCAAGCGGTTCCCCGGAAAAATCGTGGTGGGGATTGATGCCAGAAACGGGATGGTGGCGGTGGAAGGCTGGAGCCGGACCTCTGAAACCCGGGCCGTGGATCTGGCCAAATCATTTGAATCATCAGGGGTGACTGCCATCAATTTTACCGATATCCACAGAGACGGCATGCAGACCGGACCCAATATCCAGGAAACAGCGGCTTTGGCCCGGGCAATTTCCATCCCGGTGATCGCATCCGGGGGCGTGGCCACCCTGGAAGACATTGAAAACATCTGTGAGATCGCCCGGTTCGGAGTCACCGGTGTCATTACAGGACGAGCACTTTACGAGGGCAGCCTGGATCTGAAAGAAGCCATACGGATTTCAGCCGCTGCTTAATCATGAATTCCGGTGATTGACAATTCAGGTTTTATACCTATTTTCAGGTTCTATAGCAACACTGTTTTTGACATTTTGGAGCCATCCCTGAAGCAATGCTTATTCCTGAAGAAAAAATTTCAGAAATTCTAAACTCATCCGACATTGTGGATATCGTATCAGAATCGGTGATTTTAAAAAAATCCGGCCAGAATTATTTCGGGCTGTGCCCGTTTCATTCAGAGAAAACCCCGTCGTTTTCCGTGAACCCGGCCAAACAGATTTTTCATTGTTTCGGATGCGGTGCCGGGGGGAACAGTCTGTCTTTTGTGATGAAATATCACGGATTGTCTTTTCCGGAAGCCGCCAAAATGCTGGCCAGAAAGTACAATATCGTGATCGATACTCAACATCTGGATCCGGCCAGAAAAAAACAGCTGGCACTGAAAGAAACCCTGTTCCGTATCAATCAAAAGGTAATGGCCCATTATGAAGCACGCCTGCGTGAGGCACCTTCCGGTCAATCCGCCCGCAAGTACCTGGAAAACAGAGGCATCACTTCTGCCACCCTGGATGAATTTCACCTGGGGTTTTCCGTGGATCAATGGGAAGATGTGGTCGGTTTTCTGAAAAAAGCGCGCATCTCCCGGCAGGCGGCACTGAA
Above is a window of Desulfotignum balticum DSM 7044 DNA encoding:
- a CDS encoding ATP-binding response regulator; translation: MSDSDTEAVEKKQMANAAQETVTDAFSFRPKVLVVDDEERIQKACHRLLTQEGCEVALADNGIKGLKMIEDAHFDIVLLDLMMPGMSGMDVLTGIKARHPDTVIIVITGYATLEHSIETMKKGAFDFLSKPFSPQELRVVISKAIEFIRTLQDIASEKTRMRVMVNTLKEGVLTTDHQKSIVLANPAFLNMIGSKNRSCIGRHVNDIVSHPRILEMIDQALAQTSGHFSEITDELNLIPEDSKEEKIIGIRCFPFRDRLDRNLGAVTVFHDITTLKKMDQLKSDFVSMVAHEIKSPLNSILMQMKVILDGLAGDLTEKQTEILERSTDKITSLAQLASELLDLSKIESGLINQERETLDLGQLIKDQVQFFRDQADGKSLRLTQKPGPDGLSVIANRTNIEEVVSNLISNAIRYTPSNGKIDVWCDQSDDCVNIHVADTGLGISEEDKTHIFDRFYRVKNEQTRFINGTGLGLAIVKSIVESHHGTIHVESEPNQGSHFTICLPKPEYDL
- a CDS encoding PAS domain-containing sensor histidine kinase; protein product: MKNDTLRPQDLFWRVRIFDALSFPSVIIDLEKSVVGANKKFYDTYKLTPEDILGKKCYHSFLYKNTPCKSRDCPISRVIENKEAHSYTLKRQYKWEERVFSPIFDDHQEVAYVLSSIRDITRTKSLESQLIGVKEFITRVIYSSASAIVAADRSGRIELMNSVAKELFGAYNGGEGTITHTEQLYPPGKAKEIMRMLRDEKIGGRGKLIIPKTTIVNAKGEEVEVEMSAAIIYDENGNESATMAIYNDLKDKIKVEKELKKTQKQLAQSEKMASLGQLAAGVAHEINNPLTGVLFYASLLLERPDLDDDAKADLTYIVEDANRCKNIVKSLLVYSRSTDSNKRIVHINEIVDQSLKLVRDQKKFRNIQVRRFLDDEMMLIHADVSKLNQVIINLIINAADAMKGSGKISLSTYRDKPNKKVFLEVKDTGEGIPRENLSKIFDPFFTTKEVGKSTGLGLSIVYGIIEEHGGRISVKETGTKGTTFIIEFPMYVPSEDGPHFCDPPGSA
- the hisA gene encoding 1-(5-phosphoribosyl)-5-[(5-phosphoribosylamino)methylideneamino]imidazole-4-carboxamide isomerase — protein: MLIIPAVDIKQGKCVRLRQGRMEDATEYAADPAVMAVKWESLGAQWIHVVDLDGAFAKSAVNFDSITSILDQVTVPIQVGGGIRDISTIEKYLKAGVSRVIIGSEAVYRPEFVREACKRFPGKIVVGIDARNGMVAVEGWSRTSETRAVDLAKSFESSGVTAINFTDIHRDGMQTGPNIQETAALARAISIPVIASGGVATLEDIENICEIARFGVTGVITGRALYEGSLDLKEAIRISAAA
- a CDS encoding isochorismatase family protein, encoding MKQNRDMFSIDKTVALLVDVQGKLARMMCDNETLFDSLEIFIKGMKILGIPILWMEQIPSKLGPTVDEIQQLMAEESPIAKDSFSCCNEPVFMEKFEALSRSQVLVAGIETHICVFQTIRDLVVKGCDVQVVSDCVSSRTQENKAVGLQRIVQAGAQITSVEMIFFELLQRAKGDHFRQIISLIK
- the hisB gene encoding imidazoleglycerol-phosphate dehydratase HisB, which codes for MVRDAGVSRQTRETKIEIHLNLDGSGRADISSGIPFFDHMLTAFCVHGRFDLKLMATGDLDVDLHHTVEDVGLVLGQALSDALGDKTGIQRFGDSCVPMDEALSRVTIDLSNRPYLVYHFPDNLKSGTAFDAHLAKEFFQSFCVKGGLNLHINADYGVNEHHVLESIFKAMGRALHQATWKTDSAGRPLSSKGML